DNA sequence from the Leptospiraceae bacterium genome:
GAAATAGCCTTGACGAAAGATCCGGAAATTCATAAATAGAACTACCGAAATTTCTGAAGCAAGTCGAAGAACTGGATACCGAGCAGGAAAACGGGTTCTATTTCTTCTAAGGATGCTTTTCTGAAGAAACTGTATGCTAAAAAATACCCTTGATATAGTTAAAATCCCTCCAAAAAAATTACTCATTTATTATTTAATACTCTACCTTCTGTCTCTAAATCTTTTCTATTTCTGGAAGCTAAAAATGGCTCACCCAGCTTTTTATGGGTTTCTTTTTGGTTTTAACCTTGGGTTTCTGATAGAAGGAGTTTTTCTTAGTCTAAAAGTTTTTTTTGCCCGTAAGAAAGCTTCCTGTATTTCCTGTCAGATGGTGATTCTGTTTTCCTCTCTGCTACTCAACCTGCTGGTGATATTTCTCATAATGGTACAGGGGGGGAGTTTGGGCTCGATACTGGGTTTTTTAGTTGCCTTTCACGAGATTCTTTTTTTATTAGTTTTTACAGCATTTTTTTTTAGGGACAAAGACCCTTGAACTCAAGAACAAAAATTTTAATCGCGATCGTATTTTCATTATTTTCTTTTTCAAGTGCGCTCTATGCCAGTGGCGGAGAAGATAAGCCTTTTAACTTATCTGAGGTAATCGACCACCACCTTCTGGATCATGCGAACTTTCCTTTTAACATAGGAGGAAAGATCGTGTATGAGGGTGAATCAGGTTTTGATAAAGGTAATCATGCAATTTTTGAGGACCATAATACGCATAAGAAGTTTCACTATGTGGGTGGTCTGGATATGCACATCACTAAGCGTGTTTCCATGATGTGGATTGTGGCATTCCTTATGATGCTTATTTTTATACCGGCCTCAAGGAAAATCGCAGCAAACCCCTACAGGGTGTCTTCTCGTTTTACCGGTATGGTCGAAGTGTTTGTGAACTATCTGCGTAAAGATGTGATAGATCCCAATATGCACGGACACGGAAAACCCTATTATAGCTATTTATTTACTCTTTTCTTTTTTATTCTATTTTCAAACCTTCTGGGTCTGGTTCCTCCTCTGGGAGAAATCCTTTCAGGTGGAAACCACCATTCCCTGCTTGCCATGGTCTGGAATGGTATGACAGTAACCGGTGACATTTCCGTAACGGCAGCTCTTGCATCTCTTACTTTCCTCCTGATTTTTGTAACCGGTTTTGCGTATCAAAAAGTATCTTATCTCTGGGGAGTGGTTCCTAATGGTGTTCCATTCCTTCTTTATCCCTTACTCTGGCCTCTGGAGTTTCTGGTTTCGCCGCTGGCAAAATGTTTTGCGCTTACCATTCGTCTTTTAGCAAACATGACAGCAGGGCACGTAGTGATCCTTGCCCTTTTAGGTTTTATTTTTCAATATATGAATTATGGAGTAGCTGCAATTTCTGTTTTAGGAGCAGTTGCTATTAACTTTTTAGAGTTACTGGTTGCCTTTTTACAGGCATATATTTTTACATTGCTTACTTCCCTATTTGTGGGTTCTGCAATGCACAGGCACTAATTTTTAGGAAATTATAACTTTCTAAGGTATAGGAGAAAACATGGAATTTGGTTTAGCTTACATTGGTGTTGGAATTGGAGCTGGTCTGGCAATTATTGGTGCTGCGCTTGGTATCGGTAGAATCGGTGGTTCTGCTGTTGAAGGTATGAGCAGGCAGCCTGAGGCTGCTGGTGCGATTCAGCTGGCTATGATCATCTCTGCCGCCCTGATAGAAGGTGCTGCGATGTTTGCTCTCGTTATTACTTTCAGTGCTGGTGGAGCTCTGAACAACGAACTTCCGAAAGCTATTGCTAACAAGGCTGCTCAAGTTCAACAGGCACCTGCCGGACAGACAGCACCTGCTGAAAAGAAGTAAGGCAAAACGAGAGAGATAGGTAAAGAAACTTGATATTAGCCGCAGGTGGATTATTACACGTTGATCCGGGGTTATTAGTTTGGACCGTACTCACCTTTCTAATTGTTGTTGGTATTCTCGGGCTTACCGCCTGGAAACCAATAGTTAAGGCTCTGGATGAAAGAGCGGAAAAGATCCATGGCGATATTGACAGGGCTGAAAAGCTCAAGAAAGAAGCTGAGGAAACACTATCTTCCTACCAGGCTAAATTAGAAAAGGCGAAAGAAGAAGCTATAGCGATTGTAAATGAAGCCAGTTCGGATGCTTCAAACCTCAAGAAGAAGATGTTAGATGAAGCCCAGGTAGAGATAAAATCTCTGAAAGAGCAGGCAACAAAAGACATCGAACTGTCCAAGATGAAAGCAATTGAAGAGCTGCAGACCAAGGTCGTAGACCTCTCTGTCGCTATAGCCGGGCAGATTTTGGAAAAGCAGCTTCGTGCCGAAGATCATGCTTCTTTTGTAAACGCAGAGCTTAAAAGGTTGAAAGACTCGAAACTGTAAAAATGGACAAAATACACGTAGCAAAAGTATACGCTTTAGCTCTTTTAGAAATAGCCAGTGAATCGAAAAAGCTGGCCGAGTACGAAGAAGAGCTGAAAACCCTGGAAGAGATCATTATAAAAAATCAGGATATATTCGCTTTCTTTTTATCCCCAAAAGTAAGTAAAAAGGATAAAACAGATATCGCCGAAAAGGTCCTTACATCCAAGGTTTCGGATCATATCCTGAATTTTTTGCTGATTTTGATTAAAAATGACAGAATTTTGTATTTAGAGCAAATAGTAAAAGAGTTCTATTATGCTCATGATAAGCTTCTGGGCAGAAAAAGGGTTTTTGTACACTCTGCTGCAGAGCTTAAACAGGATGTGCTAAAAGAAATTAAAACAACCCTGGATACCCAACTTTCATCTGAATGTATTGTGGAAACCAGGGTAAAGCCGGACCTCGTGGGCGGCTTTATTGTAAAATATGATGATATTGTAATTGACGGTTCGATGAAAAATCACCTCGAAAAGATTAAAAAAGGCCTACTGCTGAGTAAATTGCAAAACGGGACTATCTATGAAAATTAAAACGGACGAAATTACCTCGATACTTAAAAAAGAAATCGTTAACTATAAGCAGGACTTATCTATAGATGAGACCGGAACCGTAACGGAAATTGGGGATGGGATTGCCAGGATTTATGGTTTAAAAAATGTAATGGCTGGTGAGCTTATTGAGTTTGAAAATGGAGTCAAAGGACAGGCCTTTAACCTTGAAGAGAACTCTGTGGGTGTGGTTATTCTCGGTGAGTTTAAACATATCGAAGAAGGCTTCTCTGCCAAGAGGACCGGAAGGATTTTTGAGGTTCCGGTAGGTCCTGAGCTGCTCGGAAGAGTAGTAAATCCCCTCGGTGAACCTATTGATGGAAAAGGCCCGATAGCTTCTAAAAAAGCCAGGCCGGTAGAGATTGTTGCACCCGGTATTTCCAAACGTCAACCGGTGAATGAACCTCTTCAAACAGGTATCAAAGCGATTGACTCTATGATCCCGATTGGAAGGGGACAGAGAGAGTTAATCATCGGGGATAGGGGAACCGGTAAAACGACTATTGCACTTGATACAATTATTAACCAAAAAGAAACCGGTGTTATCTGCGTATATGTAGCTATCGGACAAAAAGCATCCACTATTGCGAGCGTAGTAAAGCGTCTGGAAGATGCAGGTGCCATGAAATATACTATCGTGGTTTCAGCCAGTGCTTCTGATCCGGCTCCCTTGCAGTATATTGCTCCTTACTCCGGATGCACTATGGCAGAGTATTTCATGTATGATGAAGGCAAAGCCACCCTGGTAGTTTATGATGACCTCTCCAAGCAGGCTGTAGCTTACAGGCAGATGAGTTTACTTCTCAGACGTCCTCCGGGTCGTGAAGCTTATCCTGGAGACGTATTCTACCTTCACTCAAGGCTTCTTGAAAGAGCTGCCAAACTGAGTGACAAGAATGGTGGAGGTTCTTTAACTGCTCTTCCGGTAATTGAAACCCAGGAAGGTGAGGTTTCTGCCTATATTCCAACAAACGTAATTTCCATCACAGACGGTCAGATTTATCTGCAAAGTAACCTTTTTGCTTCCGGCGTTCGTCCTGCGGTAGATGTGGGTATTTCCGTATCTCGAGTGGGTGGAGCTGCCCAGATCAAAGCTATGAAAAAAGTAGCCGGACCTCTGAAACTTAACCTGGCTCAGTTCCGAGAACTTGAAGCCTTCGCCCAGTTAGGAACTGAATTAGATGCAGCTACGCAATCTCAGTTAGATAGAGGTTATAGAATCGTAGAAGTTCTGAAACAGGCCCAGGGAAAACCCATTCCTGTAGAAGAGCAAGTGATTGCTATTTTTGCAGTAACCAGAGGACTTATGGACTCTATTGCAGTAGATAAAATCAGGGCTTTTGAAACTTATCTCATTGACCATATCAAAAGCCACCATCCCGAAAACATGAAAGAGATTCGTGATGAAAAAGTGATTAAAGATGAGAACCTCTTGGCTGACAGAATAAAAGAGGCAGTTGAAGCTTTCAAAAAGAAATAAGGGAATAGGACTTCTAAAGTGGCATCACCCAGAGAAATAAAAAAGAGAATCAATTCGGTTAAAAATACGAAGAAAATTACCCGTACTATGGAGATGGTTGCAACCGCCAAGTCCAAGAAAATGAGTGATAAGGTAAATGCTTCCAAGCCGTTTTCTGACAAAGTTAAGGAGATGGTAGGTTCACTTTCCTCTCTTTCCTCTCAGGTGCAGAGTCCACTTTTAAGAAAACCGGAGAAAATTCAAAAAGTTGCCCTCCTTGTAATCACTGCGAATCGCGGTCTTTGCGGAGGGTACAATTCGAATACTATCCGGATTGCCCGGAATAGACTGAAAGAATTTACTGAGAAAGGAATTACCTGTGATCTGTATGTAATCGGAAAAAAAGGTATTTCTTTCTTCAAATATATCAAACAGAACGTAGTTGAAAGTTATACAAATATAGATGATAACTCAGGTTATAAAGAAGCTGAATTCTTTGCAAAAAAGTTTATGAAGCTTTTTGCTGATGAATCGATTGATGCAGTAGAGATTGTATCTACAGTTTATCATTCCTCATCCAGCCAGACACCTGAATTAACAAAAATTCTTCCTCTTGAAAGCTCAGAAGGTAGTAGTGCTTCGGTTCAGGATAGCATAATCTATGAACCCGATCCTCAAAAAATTCTGGAGTCCCTGCTCCCGCTGGTAATCAAGACAGGTTTTTATAAGGCAATTATGGAAGCTGTTTGTTCCGAGCAAATTGCAAGAAGAATTGCAATGAAATCTGCTACAGATGCAGCTTCTGAAATGATTAAACTCCTCACCAGGGGATATAACAGGGTTCGCCAGGCAAAAATCACCCAGGAAATTTCCGAAATTGTGGGTGGAGCAGATTCTTTACAGTAAGATAGTATTATTTGGAGTAATCGATAGATGAACGTAGGAAAAATTAAGCAGGTAATTGGTTCGGTTTTGGACATTTCTTTTGAAGGGGCAGAACTCCCTGAGATTT
Encoded proteins:
- the atpH gene encoding ATP synthase F1 subunit delta, with amino-acid sequence MDKIHVAKVYALALLEIASESKKLAEYEEELKTLEEIIIKNQDIFAFFLSPKVSKKDKTDIAEKVLTSKVSDHILNFLLILIKNDRILYLEQIVKEFYYAHDKLLGRKRVFVHSAAELKQDVLKEIKTTLDTQLSSECIVETRVKPDLVGGFIVKYDDIVIDGSMKNHLEKIKKGLLLSKLQNGTIYEN
- the atpE gene encoding ATP synthase F0 subunit C, with the protein product MEFGLAYIGVGIGAGLAIIGAALGIGRIGGSAVEGMSRQPEAAGAIQLAMIISAALIEGAAMFALVITFSAGGALNNELPKAIANKAAQVQQAPAGQTAPAEKK
- the atpG gene encoding ATP synthase F1 subunit gamma, with product MASPREIKKRINSVKNTKKITRTMEMVATAKSKKMSDKVNASKPFSDKVKEMVGSLSSLSSQVQSPLLRKPEKIQKVALLVITANRGLCGGYNSNTIRIARNRLKEFTEKGITCDLYVIGKKGISFFKYIKQNVVESYTNIDDNSGYKEAEFFAKKFMKLFADESIDAVEIVSTVYHSSSSQTPELTKILPLESSEGSSASVQDSIIYEPDPQKILESLLPLVIKTGFYKAIMEAVCSEQIARRIAMKSATDAASEMIKLLTRGYNRVRQAKITQEISEIVGGADSLQ
- a CDS encoding F0F1 ATP synthase subunit alpha, whose translation is MKIKTDEITSILKKEIVNYKQDLSIDETGTVTEIGDGIARIYGLKNVMAGELIEFENGVKGQAFNLEENSVGVVILGEFKHIEEGFSAKRTGRIFEVPVGPELLGRVVNPLGEPIDGKGPIASKKARPVEIVAPGISKRQPVNEPLQTGIKAIDSMIPIGRGQRELIIGDRGTGKTTIALDTIINQKETGVICVYVAIGQKASTIASVVKRLEDAGAMKYTIVVSASASDPAPLQYIAPYSGCTMAEYFMYDEGKATLVVYDDLSKQAVAYRQMSLLLRRPPGREAYPGDVFYLHSRLLERAAKLSDKNGGGSLTALPVIETQEGEVSAYIPTNVISITDGQIYLQSNLFASGVRPAVDVGISVSRVGGAAQIKAMKKVAGPLKLNLAQFRELEAFAQLGTELDAATQSQLDRGYRIVEVLKQAQGKPIPVEEQVIAIFAVTRGLMDSIAVDKIRAFETYLIDHIKSHHPENMKEIRDEKVIKDENLLADRIKEAVEAFKKK
- a CDS encoding F0F1 ATP synthase subunit B, which encodes MILAAGGLLHVDPGLLVWTVLTFLIVVGILGLTAWKPIVKALDERAEKIHGDIDRAEKLKKEAEETLSSYQAKLEKAKEEAIAIVNEASSDASNLKKKMLDEAQVEIKSLKEQATKDIELSKMKAIEELQTKVVDLSVAIAGQILEKQLRAEDHASFVNAELKRLKDSKL
- the atpB gene encoding F0F1 ATP synthase subunit A; translated protein: MNSRTKILIAIVFSLFSFSSALYASGGEDKPFNLSEVIDHHLLDHANFPFNIGGKIVYEGESGFDKGNHAIFEDHNTHKKFHYVGGLDMHITKRVSMMWIVAFLMMLIFIPASRKIAANPYRVSSRFTGMVEVFVNYLRKDVIDPNMHGHGKPYYSYLFTLFFFILFSNLLGLVPPLGEILSGGNHHSLLAMVWNGMTVTGDISVTAALASLTFLLIFVTGFAYQKVSYLWGVVPNGVPFLLYPLLWPLEFLVSPLAKCFALTIRLLANMTAGHVVILALLGFIFQYMNYGVAAISVLGAVAINFLELLVAFLQAYIFTLLTSLFVGSAMHRH